In the genome of Phycisphaeraceae bacterium, one region contains:
- the pyrE gene encoding orotate phosphoribosyltransferase, translated as MPTTASLAQHIADACVLRGTFTLRSGRTSSYYIDKYLFSTRPEILRDLGPLFAQRIAAMEKAANAKVARLAGAELGGIPLVTVACMATGLPCLFVRNQKKNYGTAKQLEGKVEPGDTVILLEDVATTGGQALEAVEAIKAAGAKVIGVIATIDRQEGARENIENAGLRFDALFTKADLGITE; from the coding sequence ATGCCCACCACCGCCTCCCTCGCACAGCACATCGCCGACGCCTGCGTCCTCCGCGGCACATTCACGCTCCGCTCCGGACGCACCTCGTCCTACTACATCGATAAGTACCTCTTCTCCACACGCCCCGAGATCCTCCGCGACCTCGGGCCCCTCTTCGCCCAGCGCATCGCCGCGATGGAGAAGGCCGCCAACGCCAAAGTCGCCCGCCTCGCCGGCGCCGAACTCGGCGGCATCCCCCTCGTCACCGTCGCCTGCATGGCTACCGGCCTGCCCTGCCTCTTCGTGCGCAACCAGAAAAAGAACTACGGCACCGCCAAGCAACTCGAAGGCAAGGTCGAGCCCGGCGACACCGTCATCCTCCTCGAAGATGTCGCCACCACCGGGGGCCAGGCCCTCGAAGCCGTCGAGGCCATCAAGGCCGCTGGCGCGAAGGTCATCGGCGTCATCGCCACGATCGATCGCCAGGAGGGCGCGCGCGAGAACATCGAAAACGCCGGGCTGCGCTTCGACGCGCTGTTCACCAAGGCGGACCTGGGGATCACCGAGTGA
- a CDS encoding methyltransferase domain-containing protein, with the protein MTTAARAPAPVSPAFFDEFRANAFAERTLQRIVDAGVSLMTSVGHRTGLFDAMAHLPPSTSAQIAAAADLDERYVREWLGCMTSAGVVEYDPRAKTYSLPAEHAAFLTRDASPNNLACVAQWIAVLGQVEDQIVERFHEGGGLHYHCFCRFHEVMAEESAQTVIAGLRDHILPLAPDMVALLEKGCDALDLGCGRGRALMALAQMYPNSSFVGWDFEKPAIDAATREAQERNITNVRFEVRDAAAVNDTGAFDVIFTFDAIHDQKRPDTVLANIRRALRPGGVYFMQDIKASSHVEKNLENPLAPFIYTISCMHCMTVSLGQGGMGLGAAWGRELAEQMLADAGFDAPEVHELPHDPLNYFYIMRV; encoded by the coding sequence ATGACCACCGCCGCCCGCGCCCCCGCGCCGGTCTCACCCGCGTTCTTCGATGAATTCCGCGCCAACGCCTTCGCCGAGCGCACCCTGCAGCGCATCGTCGACGCCGGCGTCTCGCTCATGACCTCCGTCGGTCATCGCACGGGGCTCTTCGACGCGATGGCGCACCTCCCGCCCTCCACCAGCGCGCAGATCGCCGCCGCCGCCGACCTCGACGAGCGCTACGTGCGCGAGTGGCTCGGCTGCATGACCAGCGCGGGCGTCGTCGAGTACGACCCGCGCGCCAAGACCTATTCCCTCCCGGCCGAGCACGCCGCGTTCCTCACGCGCGACGCCTCGCCCAACAACCTCGCGTGCGTCGCGCAGTGGATCGCCGTCCTCGGACAGGTCGAGGACCAGATCGTCGAGCGCTTCCACGAGGGCGGCGGCCTGCACTACCACTGCTTCTGCCGCTTCCACGAAGTCATGGCCGAAGAGAGCGCACAGACCGTCATCGCCGGCCTGCGCGACCACATCCTGCCCCTCGCGCCCGACATGGTCGCCCTGCTCGAGAAGGGCTGCGACGCGCTCGACCTGGGCTGCGGCAGGGGCCGCGCCCTCATGGCCCTCGCGCAGATGTACCCCAACTCAAGCTTCGTCGGCTGGGACTTCGAGAAGCCCGCCATCGACGCCGCCACCCGCGAAGCGCAGGAGCGCAACATCACCAATGTGCGCTTCGAGGTGCGCGACGCCGCCGCCGTCAACGACACCGGCGCGTTCGATGTGATCTTCACCTTCGACGCCATCCACGACCAGAAGCGCCCCGACACCGTGCTCGCCAACATCCGGCGCGCCCTGCGCCCCGGGGGCGTCTACTTCATGCAGGACATCAAGGCGTCGAGCCATGTCGAGAAGAACCTCGAGAACCCCCTCGCGCCGTTCATCTACACGATCTCGTGCATGCACTGCATGACCGTCTCGCTGGGCCAGGGCGGCATGGGCCTCGGCGCCGCCTGGGGACGCGAACTCGCCGAGCAGATGCTCGCCGACGCCGGCTTCGACGCGCCCGAGGTCCACGAACTCCCCCACGACCCGCTGAACTACTTCTACATCATGAGGGTGTGA
- a CDS encoding site-specific DNA-methyltransferase, with protein MTTETKPKPRKSVRARERADGLLDPTFITDDGLGRVFVGDCREVVPRIPEAASKSVDLVFADPPFNWQVKYGDWHDGLPRDEYLRFTEKWLDVCVDALSDKGAIWVNIPDDTAAEIVMHLKGRGLHMINWCVWHFRFGQNRMGSFIMSKVHALYFAKHREVEKRIWNPEDILEPSDRATIYFDERTFNKKEGTGPAGMRMPMDVWYGKHWGRIQGNNKERRPAHENQLPEVYLERVIRACSNEGSVVLDPFNGSGTTATVARGLKRVGIGVEYSPTLAKSAFERISKGPIRLGEALNQSTAIFGPRRKSKKVGSGE; from the coding sequence ATGACGACCGAGACCAAACCAAAGCCACGCAAGTCTGTCCGCGCGCGCGAGCGCGCCGACGGGTTGCTCGACCCGACCTTCATCACCGACGACGGGCTGGGGCGCGTGTTCGTGGGCGACTGCCGCGAGGTGGTGCCGCGCATCCCGGAGGCGGCGAGCAAGTCGGTCGATCTGGTCTTCGCCGACCCGCCCTTCAACTGGCAGGTGAAGTACGGCGACTGGCACGACGGGCTGCCTCGCGACGAGTACCTGCGCTTCACCGAGAAGTGGCTCGATGTGTGCGTGGACGCGCTCTCCGACAAGGGCGCGATCTGGGTGAACATCCCCGACGACACCGCCGCCGAGATCGTGATGCACCTGAAGGGTCGCGGGCTGCACATGATCAACTGGTGCGTGTGGCACTTCCGGTTCGGGCAGAACCGGATGGGCTCGTTCATCATGAGCAAGGTGCACGCGCTGTACTTCGCGAAGCACCGCGAGGTGGAGAAGCGCATCTGGAACCCCGAGGACATCCTCGAGCCCAGCGACCGCGCGACGATCTATTTCGACGAGCGCACCTTCAACAAGAAGGAAGGCACCGGCCCTGCGGGGATGCGCATGCCCATGGATGTGTGGTACGGCAAGCACTGGGGGCGCATCCAGGGCAACAACAAGGAACGCCGCCCGGCGCACGAGAACCAGTTGCCCGAGGTGTATCTGGAGCGCGTGATCCGCGCGTGCTCGAACGAGGGCAGCGTCGTGCTCGACCCCTTCAACGGCAGCGGCACGACGGCGACGGTGGCGCGGGGGCTGAAACGCGTCGGCATCGGCGTCGAGTACTCACCCACGCTCGCGAAGAGCGCGTTCGAGCGCATCTCGAAGGGGCCGATACGGCTGGGCGAGGCGCTGAATCAGAGCACGGCGATCTTCGGGCCGCGGCGGAAGTCGAAGAAGGTAGGGAGTGGGGAGTAG
- a CDS encoding 6-phosphofructokinase has translation MPTPNLIEGNAVIGQGGGPTAVINQSLVGVVETLRDHGSIPNILGMRHGVKGMVNGDLTNLSEVDPYTLEEVSKAPSAALGSTRDKPDVEYCARIFDTCKRHDVRYFFYIGGNDSSDTCRIVNKIADEGSYELRCFHIPKTIDNDLLENDHTPGFPSAARFVAWAFAGDDRDNAALPGIKINVVMGRHAGFLTGASAMARTREGDGPHLIYLPERKFDLERFAADVDRVYTKHGRCLIAVSEGIQNEDGLPIAAALSERERDAHGNIQLSGTGALGDMLSDYLKKKLKSAGGKPPRVRADTFGYSQRCWPDASPVDAFESRQCGRAAARLAMSGDLDGSIAIKRLSNAPYRAEFVRVDLDQVAGKTRHMPEEFMRGHNDVSDAFIDYLRPLLGTIPSFARL, from the coding sequence ATGCCCACCCCCAATCTCATCGAAGGCAACGCCGTCATCGGCCAGGGCGGCGGCCCGACCGCCGTCATCAACCAGTCCCTCGTCGGCGTCGTCGAGACGCTGCGCGACCACGGCAGCATCCCCAACATCCTCGGGATGCGCCACGGCGTGAAGGGCATGGTCAACGGCGACCTGACCAACCTCTCCGAGGTCGACCCCTACACCCTCGAAGAGGTCTCCAAGGCCCCCTCCGCCGCGCTGGGCTCCACGCGCGACAAGCCCGATGTCGAGTACTGCGCGCGCATCTTCGACACCTGCAAGCGCCACGATGTCCGCTACTTCTTCTACATCGGGGGCAACGACTCGTCCGACACCTGCCGCATCGTCAACAAGATCGCCGACGAGGGCTCGTACGAACTCCGCTGCTTCCACATCCCCAAAACCATCGACAACGACCTGCTCGAGAACGACCACACGCCCGGCTTCCCCTCCGCCGCCCGCTTCGTCGCGTGGGCCTTCGCCGGCGACGACCGCGACAACGCGGCGCTGCCCGGCATCAAGATCAACGTCGTCATGGGGCGCCACGCCGGCTTCCTGACCGGCGCCAGCGCCATGGCGCGCACGCGCGAAGGCGACGGCCCGCACCTGATCTATCTGCCCGAGCGCAAGTTCGACCTCGAACGCTTCGCCGCCGATGTCGACCGCGTGTACACCAAGCACGGGCGCTGCCTCATCGCCGTCTCCGAGGGCATCCAGAACGAGGACGGGCTCCCCATCGCCGCCGCCCTGTCTGAGCGCGAGCGCGACGCGCACGGCAACATCCAGTTGTCCGGCACGGGCGCGCTGGGCGACATGCTGTCCGACTACCTCAAGAAGAAACTCAAGAGCGCCGGGGGCAAGCCGCCGCGCGTGCGCGCCGACACCTTCGGCTATTCGCAGCGCTGCTGGCCCGACGCGTCGCCTGTCGACGCCTTCGAGTCGCGCCAGTGCGGACGGGCCGCGGCACGCCTCGCGATGTCGGGCGACCTCGACGGCTCCATCGCGATCAAGCGCCTGAGCAACGCGCCCTACCGCGCCGAGTTCGTGCGCGTCGATCTCGACCAGGTCGCCGGCAAAACCCGCCACATGCCCGAAGAGTTCATGCGCGGCCACAACGACGTCAGCGACGCGTTCATCGACTACCTCCGCCCCTTGCTCGGCACGATCCCTTCCTTCGCGCGCCTGTAA
- a CDS encoding N(4)-(beta-N-acetylglucosaminyl)-L-asparaginase, which produces MDHLSRRSFLAVSGLAAASPLAFAQLGAARAPERDGDETRKTGRAPIAIASANGVPATTRAYELLTQGADPLDAAVAGVKITEDDPDDMTVGLGGLPNEEGVVELDASVMHGPTHRAGAVASLRNIKNPAAVAREVARRTDHVLLVGEGALLFAKRMGFQEENLLTEKAREAWLKWRSTLSRDDKWLQEDEFDLGKGAGNREQGAGGGGAHNIDWRDGVPYTTGTIHLSTLDAKGNLAGCTTTSGLSWKLPGRVGDSPIIGAGLYTDNEVGSAGATGRGEAVIQICGARTIVMRMAMGDHPTDACLYAAKMIADKTRLKRLQDDKGRPNFDVKLYALRKDGAFGSASIFSGGTLAVSEGGRHRLEPAAYLYER; this is translated from the coding sequence ATGGACCACCTCTCCCGCCGGTCGTTTCTCGCTGTTTCCGGTCTGGCCGCCGCGTCGCCGCTGGCGTTTGCACAACTCGGCGCCGCCCGCGCGCCCGAGCGTGACGGTGACGAGACGCGCAAGACCGGTCGCGCGCCCATCGCGATCGCGTCGGCGAACGGCGTCCCCGCGACGACGCGCGCGTACGAGCTCCTGACGCAAGGGGCGGACCCGCTCGACGCCGCCGTCGCCGGCGTGAAGATCACCGAGGACGACCCCGACGACATGACCGTGGGCCTGGGCGGGCTCCCCAACGAAGAGGGCGTTGTCGAACTCGACGCATCGGTGATGCACGGGCCGACGCACCGAGCGGGCGCCGTCGCGAGTCTGCGCAACATCAAGAACCCCGCCGCCGTTGCGAGAGAGGTCGCGCGCCGCACCGACCATGTGCTGCTCGTTGGCGAGGGAGCGCTGCTGTTCGCGAAGCGCATGGGCTTCCAGGAAGAGAACCTGCTCACCGAGAAGGCGCGCGAGGCGTGGCTGAAGTGGCGCTCGACGCTGAGCCGCGACGACAAGTGGCTGCAGGAGGATGAGTTTGATCTGGGGAAGGGAGCAGGGAATAGGGAGCAGGGAGCAGGGGGAGGGGGCGCGCACAACATCGACTGGCGCGACGGCGTGCCGTACACCACCGGCACCATCCACCTCAGCACGCTCGACGCGAAGGGCAACCTCGCCGGCTGCACCACCACCTCGGGACTCTCGTGGAAACTCCCCGGGCGCGTGGGCGATTCGCCCATCATCGGCGCGGGGCTCTACACCGACAACGAGGTCGGCTCCGCCGGTGCGACGGGGCGCGGCGAAGCGGTCATCCAGATCTGCGGCGCCCGCACCATCGTCATGCGCATGGCCATGGGCGATCACCCCACCGACGCGTGCCTCTACGCCGCCAAAATGATCGCCGACAAAACACGCCTCAAGCGCCTGCAGGATGACAAGGGTCGCCCCAACTTCGACGTGAAACTCTACGCGCTGCGCAAGGACGGCGCGTTCGGCAGCGCGTCGATCTTCTCGGGCGGGACACTCGCCGTGTCCGAGGGCGGGCGTCACCGGCTGGAGCCCGCGGCGTACCTCTACGAGCGATGA
- a CDS encoding DoxX family protein, which produces MGALRTCLSTNLTPLLLRLALGLTFLWAGWGKVMVRMDFAPEQLARLANMGVDRARVAAATPGSALPDPGASREDALPHAGRVILAQGAAPGRVYTPADFSGPAQLPGLYGLALFIQGSATADKPTMPATLGRDAWPVRLAHAAAWTELIGGAFLLVGLFTPLAGFAIACVMGTALWMTQIGPATVGGGPSTLWFLPPINNFAPGDAGWSKFLWQLLLMFSALSLVFGGAGAVSVDRWIFGSRGSPGGSDASYNSDDDEDDED; this is translated from the coding sequence ATGGGCGCCCTGCGCACCTGCCTCTCGACGAATCTGACCCCCCTGCTCCTGCGCCTGGCGCTGGGGCTCACCTTCCTCTGGGCCGGCTGGGGCAAGGTGATGGTTCGCATGGACTTCGCGCCCGAGCAGCTGGCGCGCCTCGCCAACATGGGCGTCGATCGGGCCAGGGTCGCCGCCGCGACGCCCGGGAGCGCGCTGCCCGACCCGGGCGCCTCGCGCGAGGACGCCCTGCCCCACGCCGGGCGCGTGATCCTCGCGCAGGGCGCGGCGCCCGGTCGCGTCTACACCCCTGCCGACTTCTCCGGGCCCGCCCAGCTCCCCGGGCTCTACGGGCTCGCCCTGTTCATCCAGGGCAGCGCCACCGCAGACAAGCCCACCATGCCGGCGACCCTGGGTCGCGACGCGTGGCCCGTCCGGCTCGCCCACGCCGCGGCGTGGACGGAGCTGATCGGCGGCGCCTTCCTGCTCGTGGGCCTGTTCACGCCTCTGGCCGGCTTCGCGATCGCCTGCGTCATGGGGACCGCCCTGTGGATGACCCAGATCGGCCCGGCGACCGTCGGGGGCGGGCCGAGCACGCTGTGGTTCCTGCCGCCGATCAACAACTTCGCCCCCGGCGACGCCGGGTGGTCGAAGTTCCTTTGGCAGCTCCTGCTGATGTTCAGCGCCCTGTCGCTGGTGTTCGGGGGGGCCGGTGCGGTGAGCGTGGACCGCTGGATCTTCGGCTCGCGTGGATCGCCGGGGGGCTCTGACGCGTCGTACAACTCTGACGATGACGAGGACGACGAGGACTAA